From Bradyrhizobium sp. sBnM-33:
CAGCATAGCGTCATAGGCGAGTTCTTCCGGCTGTTTGCCCAGGCGACGGGCCTGTGCGCCCAAGGTATTTTCCGGCGGCTGTTCGTAATCCGGCGGGTTTCCAAGCAGGTACATCTTGTCGTAGTCCGGCCGGAAGAACAGCGGATCGTCGGTCGCGGTGGCGTGCTCGCTCAGGATCGCCTTGCGCACTTCGGGCTGGCGCAGGCGGGCGAGCCGCTCTGCGAGCGGCAAGTGCGCGATAGCCTCGTAGCTCGGATGAGTCTGGAACGGATTGCGCGACAACTCCAGCCCAAGCATCAGTCCGACCGGGCGCGCAGCGATCTGCGCGGTGATCGAGAGGCCGCGCGCGGAAGCCTCTCTGATGGTGTCGAGCGTCTGCCGCCAGCGCTGCGGCGCCTTATCATTCTGCGTGATCGAGAACGACACCGGGATTTTGGTGTTCTCGGCGACCCGCAGCATCATCGGCAGGTCTTCGTCGATGGTGGAGAGATCGAGCACGAACTGCAATACGCTGCGGCCCTGCGCATGCATCGCCGCCGCGATCGCGGTCAGTTCGTCCTCGCCGGCCTTCAGCGTCGGCGTAAAATCGCCGGTCGAGGTGCGGTGGTTGAGCGTGCGCGAGGTCGAGAAGCCGAGCGCGCCGGCGCGCACGGCATCAGCAGCCAAGGCTGCCATTGCCTTGTTGTCCTCTGAGGTCGAGGGATCGCGGCGCGCGCCGCGCTCGCCCATCACATAGACGCGCAAACCCGCGTGCGGCAATTGCGCGCCGATGTCCATGTCGAAGCTTCTTTTCGACAGCCACTCCATGTAATCCGGAAAGCTCTCCCACGCCCAGGGAATGCCGGCGCTCAGCACCGGCTCGGGGATATCCTCGACGCCTTCCATCAATTGAATTAGCCGGACATGGTCGGCCGGCCGGCACGGCGCAAAGCCGACGCCGCAATTGCCCATGATCGCTGTCGTGACGCCGTTCTGCGAGGAGGGCGTGATGTCCTGGCTCCAGGTGACCTGGCCGTCATAATGGGTGTGGACGTCGACAAAGCCGGGCGTGACCAACTTGCCGCGGGCGTCGATTTCTTCCTTGCCCTTCGCGGCAACCTTGCCGACTTCGGTGATGCGGCCGTCAGCAATCGCCACGTCGGCTTCGAACAAGTCGCCACCCTTGCCATCGGCAACGGTGCCGCCGCGGATCACGAGGTCGGGGGTCGAGGTCATGGCTTCCATCCCGCATCTGTTTTTATTGAGGGCATCATCCGACGTCATCAGACGCTGTCAACCGCCTAGGATGACGCTCAGGAATGCATCGCCGATGCAGTTATGTCCGGGCGGGTTCCGGCTTGCGGTCGGTGACCAGCGCCAGCAGGACCGTCAGCACCATGAAGGCGACGGAGGCGCCGAACACCCAATGCGGCAGGCTCTGGTCCATGATCCAGCCGAACAACAGCGGGCTCAGGATGCCGCTGAAATTAAAGCCGGTGGAGACGATGCCGAAGGCGCGGCCCCCGGCGCCCGCCGGGGCTGCGTTGCGAACCAGCATGTCGCGCGAGGGCGCGATGACGCCGCCTAGGAATCCAGCCAGCCCCATCGCGACGATCAGCACTACCGACGGCAAATTGATCGTCGCAATGATCGTTATGATGACGGCGTTGACGGCAAAGCAGGCGGCGGCGACATTGCCGTGGCGCTTGATGCGGTCGGCGAGATAGCCGCCGGCCAGCACGCCGGCCGCGCTGGCGCCGAGATAGGCGGTCAGCGCGACGTTGGCCGTCGAGAACGTCACGCCATAGCCACTCATCAGCGCAACCACGCCGAAATTGCTGATGCCGGCACTGGACAGGCCGAGCAACATGAAGAAGACCGTCAGCACGATGATCGCAGGCGTGACGATGCTCTGCTGCGGCCCCGCAGAGTCATCTGTCTTGCGATCGGCCGAACTGGCATCGGGAATTCTGACCGCGATCAATAGCAGCGCCGCCGCAGGGCCGACCGCGCCGGCCACGATCAGCGCGCCGAGCCCGCCGACGCTTGCCACCAGTGCCGCCATGATCGCGGGCGCCACCGCGCCGCCAAGGAAACCCGCAAAGGTATGGACCGAAAACGCCCGGCCCATCCGCGCTTCATCCATATGCGTCGACAGGATCGCATAGTCGCAGGGGTGATATACGCTGTTGGCAAGGCCGAGCAGCGCGGCCGAGATGATCAGCGAGACGTAGCTCAGGTGCAGGCCGAGCATGATCAGCGCGAGGCCGCCGACGGTGAGGCCGATAAGCAGCACTTTTCGCGCGCCAATGTGGTCGGCGAGATAGCCGATCGGGGCCTGCGTCAGGCCAGAGACGACACCGAACACGGTGAGCGCGAAGCCGAGTTCGATGTAGCCGACGCCCAACTGCTCCTTCAGGAACGGAAACAGCATCGGCAGCACGAAGAGATGGAAATGGCTAACCCAATGGGCGACCGAAATCGCCGCGAGCGTGCGCAGCGAAGTGTCCGCTTTGGCTTGTTGCGGTGCGGCCAGAATGTCGACCATGTCAGCTCAAAAATCCTGGATAGCTTACGGCCCGGCTGGGCGGGCTGAAAATATAGGCAGGCCGTTATTTGTCCATGAATGCCGCTGCATGGCTGCCCCGGCGCAGGGCAGGGCAGGGCGGGCGCACGAATGCCGCCATTAAATCGGGAGACAAAGGCGCCTCCACGCGGCAATGATCCGGCATGCCTGACCCCGCAAAACCGCTCCGGGTACTGGTCTCCGAAGGTTCCTCGACCTCGGCCCGCGAGGCAATTACGATTCTCGGTCTTTCGGGCCATCACGTCGAGGTCTGCGATCCCTCGCCCTGGTGCCTGTCGCGGTTCTCGCGCTTCGTCCGCAAATTTCACCGCTGCCCTGGACTGCGGGACGATCCCGCCGGTTATCTGGCGTTCGTCGAGCGACGACTGGCCGACGGGAAGTTCGACGTGCTGCTGCCGACGCATGAGCAGGGATTTTTGTTTGCACGGGTCGCGCAGCGCCTCGAAGGCCGCGCCGGGATCGCGCTGCCGGACTTCGAGAGCTATCGCGAGGCGCATAGCAAGGCCGGCTTCAGCCGGCTGCTCGATCGGTTGGGATTGCCGCAGCCGCCGACGCACATCGTGCAATCCGCGCAAGGGGTGCGCGATGCGGTTCGCTTTCCAGCCGTCGTGAAAACTTCTGTCGGCACCGCAAGCCGCGGCATCTGGTTCGTGCGCGGCGCGGACGATCTGATGCGCGCGCTGCACGATCTCGGCGGCGGCGATGCATTCGCCGGTGAGGTGCTGGTGCAAGACCTCGTCGCAGGCATCACCGAGAAGGCGCAATCGGTGTTTTGCCGTAGCCGGATGCTCGGCTTTCATGCCTATCGGCAGATCGCGGCGGGCGTTGGCGGCGGCGAGGCGATCAAGCAGAGCGTGAATCGGCCGGTCGTTCGCGCTTATGTCGAACAGATCGGCCGGGCGCTCGATTGGCACGGTGCGCTCTCGGTCGATTACATCATGCCGGAGGTCGATACCGCGCCATTGCTGATCGATTGCAATCCGAGGCTGGTCGAGCCGATGAATGCCTATCGCTCCGGCGTCGATCTCGTCGGACTTTTGCTTCTGATCTCGCTGGGCGAGACGCCGGCTCCGGTGCCCGAAAGCCGCGAGGGCGCGCTCACGCACCTGGCG
This genomic window contains:
- a CDS encoding MFS transporter translates to MVDILAAPQQAKADTSLRTLAAISVAHWVSHFHLFVLPMLFPFLKEQLGVGYIELGFALTVFGVVSGLTQAPIGYLADHIGARKVLLIGLTVGGLALIMLGLHLSYVSLIISAALLGLANSVYHPCDYAILSTHMDEARMGRAFSVHTFAGFLGGAVAPAIMAALVASVGGLGALIVAGAVGPAAALLLIAVRIPDASSADRKTDDSAGPQQSIVTPAIIVLTVFFMLLGLSSAGISNFGVVALMSGYGVTFSTANVALTAYLGASAAGVLAGGYLADRIKRHGNVAAACFAVNAVIITIIATINLPSVVLIVAMGLAGFLGGVIAPSRDMLVRNAAPAGAGGRAFGIVSTGFNFSGILSPLLFGWIMDQSLPHWVFGASVAFMVLTVLLALVTDRKPEPART
- a CDS encoding N-acyl-D-amino-acid deacylase family protein is translated as MTSTPDLVIRGGTVADGKGGDLFEADVAIADGRITEVGKVAAKGKEEIDARGKLVTPGFVDVHTHYDGQVTWSQDITPSSQNGVTTAIMGNCGVGFAPCRPADHVRLIQLMEGVEDIPEPVLSAGIPWAWESFPDYMEWLSKRSFDMDIGAQLPHAGLRVYVMGERGARRDPSTSEDNKAMAALAADAVRAGALGFSTSRTLNHRTSTGDFTPTLKAGEDELTAIAAAMHAQGRSVLQFVLDLSTIDEDLPMMLRVAENTKIPVSFSITQNDKAPQRWRQTLDTIREASARGLSITAQIAARPVGLMLGLELSRNPFQTHPSYEAIAHLPLAERLARLRQPEVRKAILSEHATATDDPLFFRPDYDKMYLLGNPPDYEQPPENTLGAQARRLGKQPEELAYDAMLTDDGRGMLYVPFLNYADGNLDATREMLRDPNAVPGLSDGGAHCGIICDASFPTYLLTHWTRDRSRGEKLSIPFVVAAQSRKTAISVGLYDRGVIAPGFKADVNVIDYDRLHLHPPKVHYDLPVGGRRLMQQVDGYDATIVSGVVTQRGGKATGARPGKLVRGTQGSKPQFDAAAS